The Actinomycetota bacterium genome includes the window ACGGCGGTACAGCGTGTTCTCCAGCCTGGGGAGACGATCTCCATCTACAAGAACAACAGCGATGGGAAAGGGAACTCCTACGGTGCCCACGAGAACTACATGGTGTCGCGATCCCTGCCGTTCAACGACATTGTCCGTTACCTGACAACATTCCTGGTCACCCGTCAGGTCTTCACCGGTTCAGGGAAGGTCGGAGCCGAGAACGGGCGGAACGAGGTCGACTTTCAAATCAGTCAGCGCGCCGATTTCTTCGAAGAGCGGGTCGGACTGGAAACGACGCTGCGACGACCGATCATCAACACACGCGACGAACCGCACGGCGACCCGAAGCGGTTCCGGAGACTGCACCTCATCATCGGGGATGCCACACGATCCGAAATCCAGACCTATCTGAAGCTTGGCACGACGTCGTTGCTCCTGGCGGCCATCGAGGATGAGGCACTGCCCGACGATCTCGAACTTCTCGATCCGGTGGCAGAGACTTGGCAGGTGAGTCACGACATAGGTTTGGGGAACGCTTTGCAGCTTGCGGACGCTGGTTCCGCCACGGCGCTCGAGTTGCAGTGGCAGTACTTCGATTGGCTCTCGAAGTATGCGGAGGCGACGGAGGCGGACGATGTGAGCCGAGACGTTTTGGTGCGTTGGGAGCATGTACTCCAAGACCTCGAGGCCGACCCGATGCGGACCGCCGACCGTCTCGACTGGACGGCGAAACTGCGAATCATGCAGGCATACAGAGATCGGGAGCATCTCGGCTGGAGCCATCCGCGCCTGAGGGCACTCGATCTCCAATATCACGACGTCGACCCGAAGCGAGGGTTGTACGACCGTTTCGTCGAGAGGGGTTCGATCCGGCGGCTCTTCACCGACACCGAAGTGGCCGACGCACTGCATCATCCCCCTGAAGGAACGAGAGCGTATTTCCGTGGTCGCTGTGTGAGCGAACACGGCGAAGCATTGGTGGCCGCGAACTGGGACTCGCTCGTATTCGATACGGGCGAAGCCACACTCAAGAGGGTGCCTATGATGGATCCGCTGCGAGGAACGGCGAAGCGAGTAGGTGCACTCCTCGATGCATCATCGAGTGCCGCCGATCTCCTCGAGGCACTAGGAGGTGACTGAATGAAAGAGAACATCCAAAAGCCCCACCGGGAGCAGAACACCACCGAAGATACCGACATCGCCTCCACTCCCGAGGTGCATGTCGGAGAGATCGACGATCTCCTCGACGAGATCGATGAAGTCCTCGAAGAGAACGCGGAAGAATTCGTCAAGAACTACGTCCAGAAGGGCGGAGAATGAGTGACGCATTCGGACAGGGTGTGAGCTTCAGCAACCTCCTCGCTTCGCTCGAGATGACTCCGAAGTGGGAGATTCCGACAACGGAGCACTCCACACTCGACGCTCCTGTTGCGACGACCGTCCTCGCTCTGCGTTTCAAGGATGGTGTTGTGATGCTCGGAGATCGCCAGGCTACGGAGGGACATTTCGTTGCCCACCGCAGAATCCAGAAGGTTTTCCAGGCCGACCATTTCTCGGCCGTCGCGATCTCCGGTACCGCCGGCATCGCTCTCGACCTGGTCCGTCTCTTCCAAACCGAACTGGAGCACTACGAAAAGTTGGAGGGGACACGTCTCAGCGTCGACGGCAAAGCGACCTACCTGAGTCGGATGGTCCGTCAGCAGCTGCCTTTGGTGTTCCAGGGCCTGGTCGTCGTTCCGCTGTTCTGCGGATACGATGAAGACGAGCGAACCGGACGCCTCTATACGTTCGATGTTGTCGGCGGCCGATACGAAGAGCACGAGTACGGAGCTACCGGCTCGGGTTCGCGCGATGCCAAGGGGTATCTGCGATCCGTCTACCGAGCGGATCTCGACGAGTCGGATGCGTTGGATATCGGAATGCGCGCGCTGGTGGTCGCCTCCCAGGAGGACACGGCGACCGGTGGACCCGACCTCGCTCGAGGCATCCTTCCGAACGTCGTGACCGTCACTGCAGACGGGTTCGTCGAGGTCGAATCGGACGTGGTTGCAGCCCTGGCCTCGTCAGCACTGGGGGACATTCGATGACCGTTCCTTTCTACGTGCCTCCCGAACAACTTGTCAAGGATCGAGCCGAGTTTGCCCGCAAAGGCATCGCTCGGGGTCGTTCGATCGTTGCTGCCGAGTACGACCTGGGTGTGCTCCTACTCGCAGAGAATCCGAGCGCCACCCTCCACAAGATCAGCGAGATCTACGACCGTGTCGCCTTTGCCGGTGTGGGCAAGTACAACGAATTCGAGGCGCTGCGGGTCGCAGGGACTCGCCACGCGGACTTGAGAGGGTATCTCTACAGCAGGTCCGACGTGAACGCGAAGGGCCTTGCCAACGCTTTCTCCCAAACACTCGGCAACATCTTCACCCACGAAGTGAAGCCGTACGAGGTCGAGATACTCGTCGCAGAACTGGGGATCAACGGCCACCCGAGCCATCTCTATCGGGTCACCTACGATGGCACCCTGTCCGACGAAGGTCGCCATTGCGCCATTGGCGGCCAGGCCGACGCGCTGAGCGAACTCTTGGAGGCACAGGACCAGAAAGTCGGCTCGCTCGCCGAAACGATCAGGGCGGTCGCAGGAGCATTCGAAGAAGTCCTCGACAGGGAAGTCGACGGATGGGAAGCCGCCGTCCTCGATTCGACAGCAGGCCGGAGAGCATTCCGCAGACTATCGGGTACAGAGGTCGTCGAGATCCTTGGCGGCTCTGACTGATTCTCCAATCTGTCAGGGATGTCCTGACGGAAAAGTGAGAACGATGTCCTGGCGGTTCTCCCATATCTCGTACTTCGAGAATCGGCGGATCCGGAACCCACCAGGGAGCGCATGAATCAAAACCAGAACCGGACGCCGCTTGTCGGCTCCCACTCTTGGATTGAAGCCCGCAGGTGCGTGCTGGGCACTCCTCGACGGCCCTGGACCATGGGATCTACGCTGAAGCGATGAAGCGCCGCATCTACGGGCTCGAAAGCGAATACGGTGTGACGTGCACTCTGCGTGGCCAGCGGAGACTGAGTCCGGACGAGGCTGCCAGGTATCTGTTTCGACGGGTCGTGAGTTGGGGCCGGTCGTCGAATGTCTTTCTCGAAAACGGCGCTCGTCTCTACCTCGATGTCGGGAGTCACCCCGAGTACGCGACGCCCGAGTGTGACGATCTTTCCACCTTGATCTCCGCCGACAAGGCCGGTGAGCGAATCCTGCAGAACTTGGCCGTCGAAGCTCAACACAGGCTGGCCGAGGAAGGGATCAGTGGAGAGATCTTCCTCTTCAAGAACAACACGGACTCGGCGGGTAACTCGTATGGCTGCCACGAGAACTACCTGATCGGACGGGACACCGACTTTTCGGTCGTACTGGGGGCGCTGCTTCCGTTTCTTGTTACGAGACAGATCTACGCGGGTGCCGGCAAGCTGCTGCAAACCACCAGAGGCGTGCGATTCACGATGTCCCAGCGTGCCGAGCACATCTGGGAAGGAGTGTCGTCTGCCACTACGCGCAGCAGACCTATCGTGAACACGAGGGACGAACCACATGCAGATGCAGCGCTTTACCGGAGACTTCACGTCATCGTCGGTGACTCCAACATGTCCGAAACGGCCACGTACGCAAAAGTCGGAGTAGTTGGTGCACTCCTGCAGATGCTCGAGGAGGGGTCCGAGTTTCGCACGCTCGATCTGGAGAATCCGATCCGGGCAGTCCGGGAGATCAGTTCCGATCCGACATGCCGAAGGCGGATCAGGCTCGCGAACGGTCGAGAACTCTCCGCCCTGGACATCCAGTGGGAGTATCTGGACAAAGCCGCCCACCACGCAAGGACCCGGGGTTTTCCTCCGATCATCGATAGGGCGGTACGGATGTGGGAGAGAATGCTCGTGGGCATCGAGAAGGATCCGATGACCCTCACGAGGCAGGTCGACTGGGTTGCCAAGCGGCAACTGATCGAGGCATACCGAGCTCGGCACGATCTCGCCTTGTCAGACCCGCGGCTGGCAATGATGGATCTCTCCTACCACGACATCAACCCGGCACGAGGCCTCTACAACCTGTTGGTCCGTCGAGGCAAGGTCGATCGTGTGGTCGATGACGCGGCAATCGCCGAAGCGATGACCAATGCACCCTCGACCACGCGGGCTCGCCTTCGGGGACGGTTCATTCGCGCCGCCAAGGCCGCGGGTCGCGACTTCACCGTCGACTGGGTCCATCTCAAAGTGAACGATCAGGCGCAGCGAACGGTTCTCTGTAAGGATCCCTTCGTGCACACCGATCCTCGCGTCGATCGACTCATCGAGGACTTGTAGGACCGTAGGGACCGTGGAGCGTGGGAGCGGAGCGTTCCGACTGCCGGACGCGAACTGTCACGTAGAGGGTCGGTGCTGCCGGGGTGGAACTCGTGTTCCTGGGACACTGCCGGGTATGGCACGACGCATGCCGTCCGGACCTGAGCGTCGGGCGGTGATGACACCGGAAATGTGAGGATCGGCAATGTGACGTCGCCGAGTTTCCTACCTGCACCGGCAACCGGGTCCAGATGCCGAGCACCTGGTACGGCGGGCGCAGGGGGCCTACAGTTGTCTGAGCATGCGACGTGCGCTCGAACGGCTTCTCAACCTTCTCGCCTTCCTGCTCACGGCCGACCGACCGGTCACGGCCGAGGAGATACGCATCACCGTGGCAGGATACGCCCAGGATTCCGACGACGCCTTCCACCGGATGTTCGAACGTGACAAGGACCTTCTCCGACGGATGGGCATCCCGATCGAGCTTCGCCCGACAGACACGTGGGAAGTCGAGTACGGCTACTTTCTTCACCCTGACGCCTATCAGCTTCCCGACCCTGACCTCTCCGATGAGGAGCGAGCCGCCCTCTGGCTCGCTGCGCAAGTCGTTCGGCTGGGTGGTCAGCCGTCAGGAGCCGATGCTCTCATGAAACTCGGGGGACTGGCGATGAGCGGAGGGGGAGAGCCCCTCGCCGCAGATCTTGGATCGGGCGCCGAGGATCTCTCCACGGCCCATTTGGCGGCGACAGAGCGCCGAATGCTCTCGTTCACCTATCGGGGTCGACGTCGCACTGTCCAACCGATGGGGATCCTGCACCAGCGAGGACACTGGTATCTGATTGCCAGAGACCGGGAAGAGATGCGCGCGTACCGGGTCGACCGTGCGTCGGCGTTCGCCCTGGGAGATCATCCTGGAGCGTTCACCCGACCGGCCGGCTTCAGTTTGAAAGATGCCCTCCCTGGGAAACCGTGGGCCGCGGGGGAAGCCGACATCATCGCCAAGGTCGTATTCGATGCCGACACCGCATGGTGGGCGAAGCGGCAACTTGGCGCCAATGCGGTCGAGCGGCCGGACGGAGCTCTGGAAGCCGAACTGCGGGTGGCGAATCCAGACGCCTTCATTGGTTGGATACTCGGCTTCGAGGACAAGGCGGAGATCCTGCAGCCCGAACACCTCCGGCAGGCGTTGATCGACCGGGTCCGGGAGCGATCGTGAGCAAGACGATGCACCGCCTGACGCGGATCCTCTCGATGGTTCCCTGGGTGATTGCCAACCCGGGAGCCACGGTGCAAGAGGTGTGCGATCGCTTCGGC containing:
- the prcB gene encoding proteasome subunit beta encodes the protein MSDAFGQGVSFSNLLASLEMTPKWEIPTTEHSTLDAPVATTVLALRFKDGVVMLGDRQATEGHFVAHRRIQKVFQADHFSAVAISGTAGIALDLVRLFQTELEHYEKLEGTRLSVDGKATYLSRMVRQQLPLVFQGLVVVPLFCGYDEDERTGRLYTFDVVGGRYEEHEYGATGSGSRDAKGYLRSVYRADLDESDALDIGMRALVVASQEDTATGGPDLARGILPNVVTVTADGFVEVESDVVAALASSALGDIR
- a CDS encoding WYL domain-containing protein; this encodes MRRALERLLNLLAFLLTADRPVTAEEIRITVAGYAQDSDDAFHRMFERDKDLLRRMGIPIELRPTDTWEVEYGYFLHPDAYQLPDPDLSDEERAALWLAAQVVRLGGQPSGADALMKLGGLAMSGGGEPLAADLGSGAEDLSTAHLAATERRMLSFTYRGRRRTVQPMGILHQRGHWYLIARDREEMRAYRVDRASAFALGDHPGAFTRPAGFSLKDALPGKPWAAGEADIIAKVVFDADTAWWAKRQLGANAVERPDGALEAELRVANPDAFIGWILGFEDKAEILQPEHLRQALIDRVRERS
- the prcA gene encoding proteasome subunit alpha, whose protein sequence is MTVPFYVPPEQLVKDRAEFARKGIARGRSIVAAEYDLGVLLLAENPSATLHKISEIYDRVAFAGVGKYNEFEALRVAGTRHADLRGYLYSRSDVNAKGLANAFSQTLGNIFTHEVKPYEVEILVAELGINGHPSHLYRVTYDGTLSDEGRHCAIGGQADALSELLEAQDQKVGSLAETIRAVAGAFEEVLDREVDGWEAAVLDSTAGRRAFRRLSGTEVVEILGGSD
- a CDS encoding proteasome accessory factor PafA2 — encoded protein: MSIPKVIGTETEFGITIRHQADFNPVLASGLVVSNSPDGLRVRWSLAEESPGRDARGHAFGSGVTLDAEILNALLPNGARLYVDHAHPEYSTPECLDAREAALHDKVGELAMARAVTAVQRVLQPGETISIYKNNSDGKGNSYGAHENYMVSRSLPFNDIVRYLTTFLVTRQVFTGSGKVGAENGRNEVDFQISQRADFFEERVGLETTLRRPIINTRDEPHGDPKRFRRLHLIIGDATRSEIQTYLKLGTTSLLLAAIEDEALPDDLELLDPVAETWQVSHDIGLGNALQLADAGSATALELQWQYFDWLSKYAEATEADDVSRDVLVRWEHVLQDLEADPMRTADRLDWTAKLRIMQAYRDREHLGWSHPRLRALDLQYHDVDPKRGLYDRFVERGSIRRLFTDTEVADALHHPPEGTRAYFRGRCVSEHGEALVAANWDSLVFDTGEATLKRVPMMDPLRGTAKRVGALLDASSSAADLLEALGGD
- a CDS encoding ubiquitin-like protein Pup; the protein is MKENIQKPHREQNTTEDTDIASTPEVHVGEIDDLLDEIDEVLEENAEEFVKNYVQKGGE
- the pafA gene encoding Pup--protein ligase, encoding MKRRIYGLESEYGVTCTLRGQRRLSPDEAARYLFRRVVSWGRSSNVFLENGARLYLDVGSHPEYATPECDDLSTLISADKAGERILQNLAVEAQHRLAEEGISGEIFLFKNNTDSAGNSYGCHENYLIGRDTDFSVVLGALLPFLVTRQIYAGAGKLLQTTRGVRFTMSQRAEHIWEGVSSATTRSRPIVNTRDEPHADAALYRRLHVIVGDSNMSETATYAKVGVVGALLQMLEEGSEFRTLDLENPIRAVREISSDPTCRRRIRLANGRELSALDIQWEYLDKAAHHARTRGFPPIIDRAVRMWERMLVGIEKDPMTLTRQVDWVAKRQLIEAYRARHDLALSDPRLAMMDLSYHDINPARGLYNLLVRRGKVDRVVDDAAIAEAMTNAPSTTRARLRGRFIRAAKAAGRDFTVDWVHLKVNDQAQRTVLCKDPFVHTDPRVDRLIEDL